The DNA window cggatATGCTGTAAGTGGCAACAATAGGGGTTACACAAGCTGCCTTGTCTAGGACATAAAAACTGCGCTCATTTGCGGCAATCAAGCCCATAAGGGCAAAAATATATACGAATCGCAACACTCACCATACAAGGAGTTGGGGGCAGGCTGCTCGGCGTAGATGGTCGGTGACTGCGTCTGCGGCTGTTGCAGGAAGATgcgttgcaactgcaactgcggttgctgctgctgctgtgggtGCTGGACGTGCGAGGCCAGGGGCTGGAAGATGAGCTGGGTGGGCTGGTAGGAGGCCGCAGGGGGCTGGTGCTTCGCGTAAATGGCCTGgaggtgctgctgctggtggtgttgCTGCAACTGCTGGGCGGCGGCCAGCAGGATGCTGGTGGGTATTTGAAGATACTGCTGATGCGGCGGACCCCCGGTGGGTGCCGGCGCACTTGCGGCGTCCGATTGGTAGTAAGGACGGCCCAGAGGACCAAGGAGCTGCACCGCCGGATGCCGCAAGGCGGGGGCCGATGGAGAGGGCGGCGGTGCTGCACTcgaggttgttgttgtggtgctGCTTGCTGTGGCCGTCGGTGGCGCCAAGAagagttgctgctgctgctgttgctgctgctgctgcagttggcGCATGTACGACAGTGGTATGGCGATGATATACTGGATacgttgttgctgctggtacTTGGGCGACTGTTGCTGCGGCGGCTGCTTGTGGCTCAGCTGCGGTCCCGCACGCTCGTAAGTGGCGCCACTTGCGGTGGCAGGCTCTGCCTGCTCCACCTCCCCGTAATTGAAAATCTGTGGCGGGTGCGGGGGGGCGTGTGTGTGAGCGTGCGGGTGGGGCGGCGAATTCGATGACTTAATGGCCACCGGACGCTGATAGAGCGCCACTTGCGGCGGCACGGCGAAGCTGAAGCGGTGTGTGGGCGAGGGTGCCGAAGGTGGCGCTCCCTGCTGGGCGTATTTGGGGCCGACATAGCGGAGGGCGGAGTGTCCATTATCCGGTCGCTCGAAATAGGACTACACCGGAAAAATTGaatgattttttaaataaataaatatagtttatatttatattaattttttttttcgttggatttctttatataattatttttcttttaaactaATACTATTTTTCTGTGTACTTATCAAGTGTATATAAAGTTAGTAGGTGGTAATTAAAAGAAAGTGTCATACCTGTGGAGCCGCCTCGGCCGCCGTATAGCGGATTGTGGTTGGGCCGAAGATGGGGGTTTGTGTCTCCGCTGTGGCCGCCTCATAGTAACCGCTGGAGGGATAAAGAGGCCGGAAGGGTGAGTCCTTGGGAGTAGGACCAATGAAAATGCCACCTGAgagtttaataaaaattgaaaatattagtttttaaaatttaaaggagAGTGGCGTGTTaatcttaaaaactaaatcCAACCTGTCTGATCTGAAGAGTCCCTCTTCTCAGTCTTACTCTTGGAATCGTCCGAGGTGCTTGGCGTTAACTTTGTTGTGGCAACTGCAGCATCGACTTTCTCCGTCGACTTTGTGGCAACTGCCTCGAGGTCCTCGCCACTCGCCAGGCCAATCAGGAGGCAGGCCAGCGTGGCGAACAAAACCTTGATGTATAAACAGGATTAAGGAAAGGattaacatttttcaaaaacaattaCAGTTTAAGCGACAAACAGAAATCAACTCGATAAATTATTGGCCTTTTTTGCTGGCGAGTGCcagttaattaaaaatatttgcactGTAATTCATAAttatgatttaattaaattgatttGCAAATGCAATTACGGAGCTGCCATTAAACCATTGGAGCGAAtgcaaacattatttttatgttttccgAATTGCAGTGCACACAATTAATAACTAATACTCGTAATTATGACGACTCCGTGGACAATGAACCTGCCGCCAAAGGTAATTATCAATTttaatgccatctgggcccaGGGGCCTTGCCGCTCTTGttgattgtttttgttggggTTTATGGTAATCCCGCTTCACGGATATTTATTCATATGCCGTAAATCTGATCCGATCAGGTTTACGGGTCTTGTGGGGGTGCAGCTCGGGGGGGATTGCGACTCCCATTTGTTCTGAATGATTGCCGTTGCAGGCCTCTCCTATCTGCGATGGCATTAATATTCTCCAAGGATGTTGGCAAGGGTTTCCCATCGTTGAATTATCCTTGTTTATGTAGGCATTGTTCTGGTTTTAGGGAGTCACAATGAATGTGCCTTAGGGTCATGCTTGTGTAGGTTTAAGTACTAGGCATAGGTACTAGATCTTCATAGGTAAGTAGCATAGCAAaacttaaagttaaacttaaagcATACCTTTTTATGACTTGATTATTGTACTGAtgttttactatttttatcattcatttgtttttaaatttttttggaagACAGTTTTTTATATAGATATTAGTAGTATTGTATAATAGATATGCTTGAAGTTCAAAGATACTTGTTTTATATCTAATGAAAACTTGCAGTGACTTATCTGAAGAAAATGAGAAATCAGtgttctaaaataaaaaaaaatctttcagcattgagaaaaaaattaaaaccttaaatacttctaataaaaaatatttgattactaaagcatttccaaaaaaaaaaaccttttattAATTATCTACGATATAAATGAATGTTATTATTCAACCGAAATAAACTTTAACAAATTACAgaattaaaaatatcttttttaacatctataacaaaaaaataccctTACAATTTATGATATCTGAGACCGTTctaataaatttaaacagaaaacatttataaaatgaagaaattataaaataacaaGCGCCCGAAATCAGATATGATGGATTTTTTATGGACCACTCGATACTATAGTATACTTTATTCAACCATTTATTTCCCTTCGCTGGAGTGGCAATCGAGTGGAAATAATCAAAACAGTGGCCGGTTCATATCATTATCAATATTTGATGGCCGACTCTCGGCGAGTTTGATTTCAGTTTGTGTGATTTTAATCCCATTTTGCATTATTCACCCGTATGGAAGACATTATTCCAGCGCCAGTTGCtgcctttttatttatttaggccAGTATATACACAGGCTGGCGTATATATATggtaaataatatatatttaatttatttgtgtgTATGCACTTTTCCACTTTAATTTCGTTTCCGTCTGTCACTCAATTAAAATTCCCTCCATGGGgcgaacgaaaaaaaaacaacaacaaataaccaaaaaaaaaaaaaaaggaaactaaaacaaataaatttcataaacACTTTTCACgcagttatttatttaatggaAATGAATGTTAGTTTGGACTTCTGCGGTTAAAACAGCAAACAAATGGCAGGGAGTCGCGCCGAAGTCGCGCGCGCGTTTAAAGTCGCTGGCTCGCGTGTTGGCTAACAAAGTGAGAGTGAAATGGTATCGGCGTCTTAGCGGCGTTTTATACTCGATGCtggccacttgccacttgcagCTTGCAGCTTGCCACTGGCTTGGCAACATGCAGGCTTACAGCGCAAATTGCAAAGCCATAGCCAAAGCCGACTTGCCACCGTTGGGGGCAAGCACCTTGTGGTGTCGCCGCGATCCGTCTGTTGCCATTTGTGGAGCACAATCACGGCCATTAACCGACTGCAACAAGATGctattccgattccgattcccaTCCACCGTCCATTGCCTTGGTCACTTTTCAGTTGCATCATCTCGTGGCAAGCGGGTCTCAGGTGGCGCCCCGAAAGGTCTCTGaatttttacttcaatttaGTTTTATTTGGAATTTAGCATCGTTGCGGAAAGAGTGACTAGTTTGCTTGGTGTCTGTAATTACGCGCTCAGAGTTAATTTGTTGCTTAATTAAGGCTGAATATTTGCAATTGTTTGTGGCAAAAATTAGAGGCACTCATAAATTGTTTAATTGCTTTCAGTGTGGCTTTTTGCGGCTATTCTGTTTAAAGGTGATTTATTAGGAGCACAAATAACTACAATAAAACTTTGTTTATTGCTGCAATAAGTTCATAAatgtttttagtattttaacaattctatttttgactatatgatacccggtacttgccTGCACTTTATGTTTTATGTAATAAACAAatagaaacttttttttattgtttgggTGTTAGAAACAGAgattaaatataaatgttataaatatcaataaaagtaaataccATATCAtaaccattttttattttatggaaatgtataaataataaGAAACTATAATACATAGTTAtgaaatagttaaaaaaaaagcttaaaatgcACTtactaaataataataaatataccTTGAGAACTTGGTTGTTTAAAGCTACATGACACCCTATACTGAAGCAGTTCTTTTGTCTGTTACTCAACCCTAATattaactaaatatttttcaagtaATAAATATGACAAATGTTAAGTATTGGTTTACTATTTGATTCCCTGTTCTTTAcgtaaattttttctttccttaaCAGCCTAAAATAAATATCTGCAAAAAGAGTTTAAATACAAATGAGTAAGGAGTTTACCTAGTAGTTTCAGAAACAaagattattaattttaaaatagaataaaGAGATTCGCTTTTCTTTTTCCACCCATTTTAGGTGCAATATCGATAACACTTTGAAAGAGCTCTTCTGGGGCTCAATTAAATTTCCACTAATTCTCCACATTACTACTAATGGCCGTTTGCCACTCACGGGATTAACTTGGCACTCATTAGGAGTTTTTATTCGCTGGCTGATATCGTAGGGCTGCCTGGCAACCCTGGGCTAGACGGTTCTCCGTTTCAGGTCCCctggtttttggccatttgcgTTGAACGGCGAACGAAGCGTTTACAACGGACGATGATT is part of the Drosophila bipectinata strain 14024-0381.07 chromosome XL, DbipHiC1v2, whole genome shotgun sequence genome and encodes:
- the LOC108119323 gene encoding mediator of RNA polymerase II transcription subunit 15; the encoded protein is MSSIRVLFATLACLLIGLASGEDLEAVATKSTEKVDAAVATTKLTPSTSDDSKSKTEKRDSSDQTGGIFIGPTPKDSPFRPLYPSSGYYEAATAETQTPIFGPTTIRYTAAEAAPQSYFERPDNGHSALRYVGPKYAQQGAPPSAPSPTHRFSFAVPPQVALYQRPVAIKSSNSPPHPHAHTHAPPHPPQIFNYGEVEQAEPATASGATYERAGPQLSHKQPPQQQSPKYQQQQRIQYIIAIPLSYMRQLQQQQQQQQQQLFLAPPTATASSTTTTTSSAAPPPSPSAPALRHPAVQLLGPLGRPYYQSDAASAPAPTGGPPHQQYLQIPTSILLAAAQQLQQHHQQQHLQAIYAKHQPPAASYQPTQLIFQPLASHVQHPQQQQQPQLQLQRIFLQQPQTQSPTIYAEQPAPNSLYAYPQQQQQRLKQPPQHKFLAAAPTAPTTSTTSSTTATAAATSAATGAATTAEGAASATATAARQHHLPLVHYNPIYVQAPAAIEQQKQQQHQFAILPRFGNNNPGRVGPGEAVAPLQVVALSPGNPSPPIHHYHHYQAVPLYHHHHPLAHSRSPAYVSGEEGPSKAAGSSQYLAGPTPAPPGPVPVSVPLAVHGSGMTAASPAIIPYFSHPGAVHYGTHLYHPGAGTGLTAGGGAGVATASAAATQASSNAKQQQQSPAATSGGHLPGGSNNIVKYP